The Sphingopyxis sp. TUF1 genome segment CCGGGCGGCGCGTCGGCGGCCCTGCGCCGGCTGGTGGAGGCCGCGAGCAAGGACGGTCCGAGCGCCAAGCAGCGCCGCGATGCCGCCTATCATTTCATGAGCCATGCGTGCGGGAACCGGCCGGGTTATGAAGAGGCACTGCGCGCGCTCTACCGCGACGACGATGCGGCGTTCGCCGAACGGATTGCCGATTGGCCCGGCGATGTCCGCCGCTACATCATGCAGTTCTTGACCCGCTAGCTGACATTCGCGGCATAAGGGCTATATGGCGCCCCTATGCCCGAACCGCTCGCCCTCTATGTCCACTGGCCGTTTTGCGTCAGCAAATGCCCCTATTGCGACTTCAACAGCCATGTTCGCGAGGCAGTCGATCAGGACGCGTGGCGCGCGGCCCTGCTCGCGGATTTGCGGCACGAGGCGGCGTTGCTGTCCGAATGCCGCGTCGCGTCGATCTTTTTCGGCGGCGGGACGCCCAGCCTGATGCCGCCCGCAACGGTCGCCGCGGTGATCGCCGAGGCGGCGGCGCTGTGGGGGCTGACCGACGATTGCGAGATCACGCTCGAGGCGAACCCCAATTCGGTCGAAGTCGCCGCCTTCGCCGATCTGGCCGCCGCCGGGGTCAACCGCGTGTCGATCGGCGTTCAGAGCTTCGATGCGCAAATACTTGAATTTCTGGGCCGCGCGCACAGCGGCGACGAAGCGCGGCGCGCGATTGCGGCGGCGCAAACCTGCTTCGATCGGGTGAGTTTCGACCTCATCTATGCGCGGCCGGGGCAGACGCTCGCGGCGTGGGAGCAGGAACTGTCGGACGCGCTCGCCTTCGGCACCGGGCATCTCTCGCTCTATCAGCTGACGATCGAGCCGGGCACGCGCTTTGCCACGCTCGCGGCAAAGGGCGAGCTGGTGATCCCCGACGGCGATGCCGCGGCCGACCTGTTCGACGCGACGCAGGAGCTGACGCGCGCCGCGGGTCTGCCGCGCTATGAAGTGTCGAACCATGCGCGCATCGGACAGGAGAGCCGCCACAACCTCGCCTACTGGCGCTACGCCGATTATGCCGGGGTTGGTCCCGGCGCGCATGGGCGGCGGTTGGGACAGGCGACCGAGCGCCACAAAAAGCCCGAAAATTTCATCGCCGCGGTGGACCGCAACGGCCACGGGCTCAAGGTCGAGAGCGACCTGCCCGCGCACGAGCGCGCGACCGAGGCGATGCTGATGGGGCTGCGCCTCACCGAAGGCGTCGATCTGGCGCGCATCGAGGCGCGAAGCGGGCTGAGCCGCGCGGCGTTCGTCGATGCCGGCGCGGTCGCGCGGCTGGCGGGGCAGGGGTTGATGGCCGCGGACGGCGACCGGCTGCGCGTGACCGACGCGGGAATCTTGCTGCTCGACTCGATCCTTTCCGAAGTGGTCAAAACTCGGTAATCTCACCGTTCGTCCCGAGCGAAGTCGAGGGACGCGCGGCATGGCGCCAACGTGTCTCGACTTCGCTCGACACGAACGGATTTGAAGGGCTGTTCTTGGCTTCAGACATCATCCGCGACTGGGACGCCCATCTGGCGCATGAAAAGCGCCGGTCGGACCACACGCGCCGCGCCTATATCGCGACCGCGGAGCGCTTCTGCGCCTTCCTCTCGCGCCATCGCGGCGGCGCGGTCGACGCGGCGATGCTGAAGGCGCTGACCCCTAATGACCTGCGCGCCTATCTCGCCGATCGCCGCGCCGAGGGGCTGGGCAATGCGTCGGCGGCGCGCGAACTCAGCGCGCTGCGCACCTTCCTGCGCTTCGTCGGCGGATCAAACGCCAGCGTCCCGCAGATGCGCGGCCCGCGCGTCAAAAAGGGTCTGCCGCGCCCGGTTTCGCCCGCCGAGGCGATGCAACTCGCGCAGGATGTCGAGGACAATGCGCGCGAGGGCTGGGTCGGCGCGCGCGACTTTGCGTTGCTGCTGCTGCTCTATGGCGCGGGCCTGCGCATCGGTGAGGCGCTGGCGCTGACCGGCGCTGCGCTGCCGCTCGGCGATACGCTGCGCGTCACCGGCAAGCGCGCAAAGACGCGCATCGTCCCGGTCCTGCCCGCGGTGGCAAAGGCGGTGGCGCGCTATGTCGCCGCGTGCCCCTATCCGATCGCAAAGGAAACGCCGCTGTTCCTCGGCGCGCGCGGCGGCCCGCTCCAGCCCGGCGTCGTGCGCGCGAGCGTGCGGTCGGCGCGGCGCGCGCTGGGGCTGCCCGAACGCACAACCCCCCACGCGCTGCGCCACAGCTTCGCAACGCACCTGCTCGCGGGCGGCGCCGACCTGCGCAGCCTGCAGGAACTGCTCGGCCACGCAAGCCTCGCCTCGACGCAAGTATATACGGCGGTCGATGCGGCGCACCTGCTCGACATTTACCGGAACGCGCATCCGCGGGCGGGGTGACGGGTCGATGCGGGTGTCTGGAATGGGGTGGTGAGCTGCCGTTCAAATTGACCGTCGCCCCCGCGGAGGCGGGGGCCGCCGTCGGCCTTTTCCCGCGTCGCTGCGTAAACCGACAGCGGCCCCCGCCTTCGCGGGGGCGACGGCAACTACCCGTCGATTCCAGACCTTGCGATTTACGATCCTCCCTGTCGCGCAGCGATGGGGAGGTGGCAGCGCGAAGCGCTGACGGAGGGGCTTTGGCGCTGACGTCGGGGCCCCTCCACCACGCCCTTCGGGCGCGGTCCCCCTCCCCATGGCCTTTGGCCACAGGGAGGATATTACGTCCGCAATCGGTCGCTTCCCGCCACTCGTCATCCCGGACTTGATCCGGGATCCACGACGACGGCGCGGCAATGGATCCCGAATCAAGTCCGGGATGACGATGAGAGGAATATCCGGCTTCCGCCGCTGCCCCGACCCCGCGTCTCAGACGCTCTTCCCCGAATCCAGCGCATATCCCGCCGACCGCACCGTGCGGATGATGTCGCTCGTCCCCGGCAGGTTGATCGCCTTGCGCAGCCGCCGGATATGCACGTCGACCGTGCGCAATTCGATGTCGCTGTCCTGGCCCCATACGCTGTCGAGCAGTTGCCCGCGCGAAAAGACGCGGCCGGGATGCTCCATGAAATGGCGCAGCAGGCGGAATTCGGTCGGCCCCATCGCGACGATCTGCCCCGCGCGCACCACCTTGTGCGCAACCGAGTCGAGCTCGATGTCGGCATAGCTCAGCATCTCGCCCGCCAGCGCGGGGCGCAGGCGGCGGAGCACCGCCTGCACGCGCGCGACCAGCTCGCGCGGGCTGAACGGCTTGGTGACATAATCGTCGGCGCCGGTTTCCAGCCCGCGGATGCGGTCCTCTTCCTCGCCGCGCGCGGTGAGCATGATGATCGGCACATTTGCCGATTTCGGGTTGCGGCGCAGGCGCCGGCACACCTCGATGCCGGGCAGGCTTTCGATCATCCAGTCGAGCAGGACGATGTCGGGGACGCGCTCCTCGACGAGCACCAGCGCCTGTTCGCCGTCGGGCGTTTGCCGGACCGAAAAGCCTTCGCGTGCGAAATGCCAGACGATGAGCTCGGCGATCGCCTCGTCATCCTCGATCAGTAGCAGGTCGGGCTGCGGCATCAGCCTTGCTCCTGCTCCGCGGCGCCATCTTCGGGCTGTTCGCCGCGCTCGCGCTCCTCCATCCGTTCGCCGGTCACGACATAATGGACCATCTCGGCGATGTTCGTCGCATGGTCGCCCATGCGCTCGAGGTTCTTGGCGACGAACAGCAAATGCGCGCTTTCCGAAATATATTTCGGATTTTCCATCATGAAGGTGACGAGGGTGCGGAAGATGCTGTTGTAGAAATCGTCGACATTCTTGTCGCGCACCGTCACCCGCACCGCGAGCTCGGCGTCGCGCGCCGCAAAGCTGTCGAGCGCGTCGTGGATCAGTTCGGCGACGATGTTCGACATCGACATCAGCACCGGGATCGCCTCGATCGAACGCGTCTGGTCCATCAGCGCGACGCGCTTGGCGATATTCTTGGCATAATCGCCGATGCGTTCGACGACCGAAACGATCTTCAGCGCCGCGATCATCTCGCGCAGATCGTCGGCCATCGGCGCGCGCAGTGCGATCGTCTGGACCGCCAGCTGCTCGACCTCGGCCTCGAGCGCGTCGATCTTCTTGTCGTCGCGCACGACCTGCGCCGCCAGGTCGAGGTCGCCTTGCTTGAGCGCGGTCATCGCCTGGAGCAGCGCCTGTTCGGCGCGGCCGCCCATCTCGCTGATCAGCCCGCGCAGGCGGTTGAGGTCTTCGTCGAAGGCCTTGACCGTATGATCGTTCGTTAGTGCCATCGTTCGTTCCTTTGGGGTCAATTTCTATCCCGTTCGCGTCGAGCGAAGTCGAGACGCCCCTCGGTCCTGCACCGCGTCTCGACTACGCTCGACGCGAACGGGGAAGGGGAGGCTCGCGTCAACCATAGCGACCCGTGATATAATCCTTGGTGCGTTCCTGCTTCGGGTTGGTGAAAATGTCGGTGGTCTTGCCATATTCGACCAGCGTCCCGAGGTGGAAAAAGGCGGTGCGCTGCGACACGCGGGCCGCCTGCTGCATATTGTGCGTGACGATCACGATCGCATATTTGCCGCGCAGTTCGTGGATCAGTTCCTCGATCTTCGCGGTCGCGATCGGGTCGAGCGCCGAGCAGGGCTCGTCCATCAAAATGACTTCGGGGTCGACCGCGATCGCGCGCGCGATGCACAGGCGCTGCTGCTGCCCCCCCGACAAGGCGGTGCCGCTTTCATTGAGGCGGTCCTTGACCTCGTCCCACAGGCCCGCACGCACCAGCGCGCGCTCGACGACGACGTCGAGGTCGGCCTTCGACGGCGCCAGCCCGTGGATGCGCGGGCCATAGCCGACATTGTCATAGATCGACTTGGGAAAGGGGTTCGGTTTCTGGAACACCATGCCGACGCGCGCGCGAAGCTGCACCACGTCCATCGACGGCGCGTAGATGTCTTCGCCGTCGAGTTCGATCCGCCCCGTCACCTTCGCGCTCGCGACCGTGTCGTTCATGCGATTGAGCGAGCGCAGGAAGGTCGACTTGCCGCAGCCCGACGGGCCGATGAAGGCGGTGACCAGGTCGGTGCCGACGTCGATCGATACGTCGTTGATCGCTTGTTTCTCGCCATAGAAGACGTTGACGCCCTGTGCCCGCATCTTGGGATCGGCGATTGTGAGATCGTCTTGGGTCATATTCACCAGCGTTTTTCGAATTTGTTGCGAAGATAGATCGCAAAGGCGTTCATCGACAGCAGGACAATCAGCAGCACGATGATCGCGGCGGAGGTTTTCTCGACAAAGCCCCGGTCGACTTCGTCGGACCAGAGGAAGATCTGCATCGGCAGCACGGTCGACGGCGAACAGATGCCGCCCGGCACGTCGCCGATGAACGCGCGCATCCCGATCAGCAGCAGCGGCGCGGTCTCGCCCAGCGCGCGCGCCATGCCGATGATCGTGCCGGTCAGGATGCCGGGGAGGGCAAGCGGCAGGACATGGTGGAACACCACCTGCACCGGGCTGGCGCCGACGCCCAGCGCCGCGTCGCGGATCGACGGCGGCACCGACTTGATCGCGTTGCGGCTGGCGATCACGATCACCGGCATCGTCATCAGCGCGAGCGTCAAGCCCCCGACGAGCGGGCTCGCTTGACAGATGCCGAACCAGTTGATGAACACCGCGAGCGCGAGCAGGCCGAAGATGATCGACGGCACCGCGGCCAGATTGTTGATCGACACTTCAATCAGGTCGGTCCAGCGGTTCTTCGGCGCATATTCCTCGAGATACAGCGCCGCGAGCACCCCCGTCGGGAACGCGATCAGAAAGGCGATGAAGATCGTCAGCACCGATCCCTTGAGCGCGCCCCAGATGCCCGCGACCGCGGGATCGGTCGCGTCGGCGTTCTTGAAGAACGGCCAGTGGATGCCGGTCGACAGCTTGCCGTCCTTTTCCAGCGCATCGACCCGTGCGCCGAGCTCGCCGCGCGCGCCTTCCTTCGCCATGATGTCGACCGCCGACGCGGCGGGCAGTTCGAACACCGTCCGCCCGTTCAGCAGCTCGGGGTCGTCCTTGATCGCGCTGCGCACTTCCTTCCAGGCATTTTCGGAAATCAGCGCCGATCCGCCGTCGCCCAGTGCCTCGTCGGCGGCAAAGGCGACGATGTCGGCCAGCCCCCCGTTCGCGATCAGCTGGTCGGCGTCGGGATCGTCGAGCCGCGATGCATCGACCGTCAGCGGCGTGGCCTTGAAATCGATCGGCACCGCGACATGCGTATAGGTGAAGCCGCGCGCGCCGTTGCCGATCATCACGAACAGCAGGAACGCCAGGAACGCGCCCGACAACAGCACCGCCGCCAGCCCGATCAGCTGGAACCGGCGCTCGGCGGCATAGCGGCCCGCGATGCGTTTCTGCATCGCCGCGGCTTTCCAGTCGGTCGGTGTGGTGTCCCTATTCATAAGCTTCGCGATACTTTTTCACGATCCGCAGTGCGGCGATGTTGAGCAGCAAGGTGACGATGAACAGCACCAGCCCCAGCGCAAAGGCGGCGAGCGTCTTGGCGCTGTCGAATTCCTGGTCGCCGGTCAGCAGTTTCACGATCTGCGCGGTTACTGTGGTGACGCTGGCAAAGGGGTTCGCGGTCATGTTCGCCGACAGGCCCGCCGCCATCACGACGATCATCGTCTCGCCGATCGCGCGGCTGACCGCGAGCAAGATACCGCCCATCACGCCGGGCAGCGCGGCGGGGATCAGCACCTGGCGGATCGTCTCGTTCGGCGTCGCGCCCAGCGCCAGCGACCCGTCGCGCATCGCCTGCGGCACCGCATTGATGCTGTCGTCGGCCATCGACGATACGAAGGGGATGATCATCACCCCCATCACGATCCCCGCCGCCAGCGCGCTTTCGGTCGATGCGTTCGGCACCCCGATCATCACCGCAAATTCGCGCAGCGCCGGCGCCACCGTCAGCGCCGCGAAATAGCCGTAGACGACCGTCGGCACCCCCGCGAGGATCTCCAGGATCGGCTTGACCCAGCGGCGCACCGCGGGCGCGGCATATTGGGTCAGATACACCGCGGTCATCATGCCAATGGGAATGGCGACGATCATCGCGATGATCGCCCCGATCAGCACCGTGCCCCAGAACAGCGGGATGCCGCCGAAGGTACCCGGCTGCGGCGCGCCGCTCTGCGGGGCCCAGGTCGTGCCGAACAGCAATTCGGCGGGCGAGACGAGGCGGAAGAAACGGATCGATTCGAACAATAGCGACAGCACGATGCCGAACGTCGTCAGGATCGCGACGAGCGACGCGAGCAGCAGCACGAGCATGACGATCCGCTCGACCCGCGTTCGCGCGCGGAAATCGGGGCGGATGCGCGTGAAGGCATACAGCCCGCCCGCCAGCGCCAGCGCCAGCATCGCCGCAATCCCGATCCATGCATATTGGCGGGACGCGTCGGCATAGGGTTTCACCAGCGGCGCCGCGGCGGGCAGGCGCACGTCGGCGGCGCGCCCCTGCGCGACATTGCGCGCATCGGACAGGATCGCCCCGCGCTCGAACCCGAAACTCGGCAGGCCCTGCGCGGCTTCGCTCGCCAGCACCTGATTGGTGATCAGCGCGGGCGACACCGACGACCAGACGGCGAGGAAGATCGCCGCGGGCGCGAACAGCCACAGCGCGACATACCAGCCATGATATTGCGGCCGCGAATGCAGCTTCGCCCCCGCGCGCCCCGCAAGCAGGTTCGACCGCGCGCGCCCGGCCAGCCAGCCGATCAGCGCAAGGCCCGCAATCAAAAGCAAAAGGGCGGCGGCGTTGAAGGTCACTTATGTCCTCGGTTCTGGTGCCAACTTACAATCCGTTCGCCCTGAGCTTGTCGAAGGGCCGTTCTTGTCTTGAAGAAAGAAAGGACAGTGCTTCGACAAGCTCAGCACGAACGGATGATGGGTATGGCGAACGGCAGTAGGCGGGTCAAAAAACCGGTGACCGGCACAGGCCGCAACCCGCCCCGGCCGCCTGCATGAGCAACCTTACTTCAGCTCGGCTCCATCCAGCGGCGTCATCGCACTGCCCGCCGCGCGCGCCTTGTCCGCAACATCCTTCGGCGACACGATCAGCCCCTTGGCGTTCAGATACCCGCCATCGGCCGCACCCTTCAGGAACTCCGCAACGAATTCGGCCAGCCCGGGGACGACGCCAACATGCGCCTTCTTCACATAGATGAACAGCGGACGCGAACCGGGATAGCTGCCGTCGGCGATCGCCGCGTACGTCGGCGCGACGCCCTGCACCGGCACCGCCTTGATCTTGTCCTTGTTCGCATCGAGATAGGAAAAGCCAAAGATGCCGAGGCTGGTCGGGTTCTTGTCGAGCTTCGAGATGATCAGGTTATCATTCTCGCCCTGCTCGACATAGAAGGGCGCACCGCGCAGCGTGGTGCACACCGCTTCATGCTGGTCCTTGTCGCTGTCCTTCAGCGCCTTCATTTCCGCGTTCGCGTCGCACCCGCGGCCCAGGATCAGCTCCTTGAACGCGTCGTACGTGCCGCTGGTCGACGGCGGGCCGAATACCGAGATCGCGACCGCGGGCAGCGCGGGGTTGACGTCTTTCCACGTCTTCGCGGTGTTCGGCTTGCCATAGGGGTTGGCGGCGAGCGCCTTATAGACATCTTCCTCGGTCAGCTGAAAGCCGGGGCCGCGCTGCGCCTCGCCCAGCGCGATGCCGTCGATGCCGATCTGGATTTCGACGATGTCCTTCACGCCATTGGCCTGACAGGTGTCGAATTCTTTTTTCTTGATGCGGCGCGATGCGTTCGCGATGTCGGGCGTGTCGCCGCCGACGCCGGCGCAGAAACGCTCGAAACCGCCGCCGGTGCCGGTCGAATCGATCTTCGGCGTTTTGTTGCCCGTCGCTTCGGCGAATTGTTCGCCGACCGCGGTGGCAAAGGGATAGACGGTGGAGGAGCCGACCGCGCTGATATAATCGCGCGCGCCGCCACCCGAAGACGCCTGATCCTGGCACGCGGAAAGCGCCAGCGCGCACGTCGCGGCGCCAGCGACGCCAAGCATCTTGGGAGCGAATGTCTTGAACATGAAAAAGTCCTGTCGGGGGTCGTTACCGAACCAAGCCGCCACCCCCGCGACGACTCGCTGAGCGCCCAATGGGGGTTTTGTGTGACGTGTTTGTGACAGAGAGTGTCATGGAAGTGTCATTTTGCGCGCCTTTGACCAAGAAAGTGCGCTTCCTTTTTTACTTCATGAAAACCAAAATAGCGGATAACGTTGTCACAGGCAAAAATTGGGAACATCACCTTGGAAAACAACGCCTCAGTTTACTCCTATTCAATAAGCGGCTTTCGTTCGTTAGAGGATTTTGAAATTCAAATCGGGCAGGGTTTGAATGTTCTCTTAGGCGCAAACGGATCAGGAAAGACAAATTTCATTGACTTCATTGACTTCATAACCGTTCTAATAAACTCGGGTTGCTCAAATGCTGTTTCTTCGTCCGGTGGTGTGGCTCGGGTATTTAGCCAGGAGGCGCTGAAGAGGAAGATACCAAGGGTTAAGGCTAAAATATGTGCAATTGCAGATATGGAGCCACATTTAATTGTAAATACCTCTAGAACAAAGTTCAAATTTGAGTACGAAGTTGATATTAGATACAGTAAGTTTCATACAGCTATTTATATCGCTAATGAAAAAATAAAATTCAAAAACCTTCATAAAGAAGGAAGTGTTGAAGATATTGATTCAACCGTTGGTTCAATCGAAATTCACAGAAAAAGCCCACTTTCTAGCGACGATATAAGGTGGACCTACGGGCGATATTTGACAAGTAATTCGTTTCGTAATCCGCTTCGGTATTTGCACTCTCATAGAATTCCGCCGAAAGATCGGAGAGAGAAAAGGTCGACGAAGCAGCTTCGGCCCGATTTGCTAGCTGTTTGCCCTTCGTCGGAGCCCGATGAAAGCATTCTTTCCAATAGGTCTCCTTTTCCCGCGCTGGACGCCGTCCGTGGAGCGCTGACTAGGAATAGGTCATTCAATCTCAATCCTCATCGAGCTCGATCTCCTGACGACATTTCGACGATTCCGCGAATTGCCCACGATGGGAGCGGCTTGTCCGCGACAATTTATCATATGCAGCAGTTGAGTCGGACCGACAAGCCGGCGGGGCGTCGAGGGCTACAGCGAGATTCCCTGGAAACGGTGGTTTCGTGGACGCAATTGGTCATACCAGATCTTCAATCGATCTCTGCGTTGGCCGATCCTCATTCGGGGAAATATATCGCTTATCTTCATGTTGGCGAAGGCGCAAAGGCACTCAAAATTCCGCTGCAAAGTGTCAGTGATGGAATGTTGAAGTGGCTTGCTTTCGTTTCTTTAATCGTTTCTAGGCCGGGTGAATTTACTTTCGAAGAGCCCGAAAACTTTCTTCACCCCAAGATGCAGCAGTTTTTCGTTGAGATACTGAGGGAGAGTCTAGTCGATGGGGGCGGGTCCGCCTCGGCCATTGTTTCAACTCATAGCGAAACGATTATAAATCAATGTAAGCCGGAGGAGCTTATTCTATTCTCTTTTGATGATTCAGTAACTAAATGCAAAAGAATAGATAACGTAAATTCGGTTTTGGATGAAATTAACAGGACCGGATTTGGGCTGGGGCATTATTACATCATGAATGTTCTTCATTAATATGATAGGTTTTATCGAGGGAGCGATGGAAAGGCAGTTCGTTAACGCGAACTTCAAGTACATTCGTGTCATCCCCTTAGATAACGGGGTGACTTGGTCGATAGAGCAGATTTGTAATAAAATATCGACAACTTATAGAGCGCTGAACTTGAACTGCGTCGTGATCGTCTGGCTAGATCGTGAAGGTCGTGATGAGACGGCCGAGCAAATTAGAGAGCAGATATATCAGGCTCTTATAAATTTAGGTGCCGAGCCGCAAAATATTCGCATTATGGTATGTGATCGAATGACCGAAAATGTGATCTTGGCAGATGAGCAGGTAATTTCAGATCTGTTCCAATTAGAGGCCTACGAGTATGCTCATGAAGGTAAAAATGGAAAGCATATTCTGAAAGAATTTTATAAAAGTCATAACATTAACTATAAGGAAATGAAGGAAGGGGTAGCTCTTCTAAAAAGGATAAGACTTGATAGAGCATCCCAAAAAAGCGCATCCGTTGCTCGATTCCGCGCCGATTGGAATGGCGACTGTTGGTGGTTTGCATGATTATTATCACGGTCGGCATTGCGTTCACTCCCCGAGCATCGCGAGCGCATGATCGCGCTCGGCGCCGAGCATAGCGCGCGGTCGCGTTCCGAGCCGGGGTGTCTGGCGCATAATTGCCATATCGATGTCGAAAACCCCGACCGGCTGATGTTCGTCGAGGAGTGGGAGAGCGTCGATGCGGTGCGCGCGCCGTCATCCCGGACGTGATCCGGGATTGCGCTGCCCGCGTCGCGTGCCTTCGTGGCCGACACGCGCGCGCTTTCGCCCGAACCGCCGGTGATCGGCATCTATGCGGCGGAGGATGTGACGGCGATGCTGATGGCGTAATCTCCCCTCCCGCAAGCGGGAGGGGCAGTGAGACTTGCGAGCTTGCTCGCTAGTCGCAGCGGGGTGGGCATGATTGCGCCGTTGCTGCCCACCCCCAGCCCCTCCCGCTTGCGGGAGGGGAGAAAAATCGCTGTCCTACATGACGCCGCTGTGCCAGCCTTTGATCCGGCTCTTTCGCATCATGGATATAACGCTCGTCGCCCCGCTGTGGACGCGGCTCGCCCGGCTGTCTTTTCCCGCGCCACGGGGGAGCACGGCAGGACAGCGCGCAGGGCTGACCTTTACTGACCTTTGGACGCAGCCCGCGCGCTTCGCCGGCGTCCGCCACCGTCCGCGCGCTCTCCGCAAGCCCCTGATTTCCCGCGCATGAAGGTGACAAGTTTGACAAGTTAAGCGCGCGGTCGGCACCACCTCAATTCCGTTCGTGTCGAGCGAAGTCGAGACACCCGTCGACCTTGTGCCACGCCGATGGGTGTCTCGACTTCGCTCGACACGAACGGGACGATGACTCAGATTAAATGCACGCCGTTTTAGCGCTGGCTCACCGGCACATAGGGGCGGTGCGCGGGGCCGGTGTAGAGCTGGCGCGGGCGGCCGATCTTCTGTGCGGGGTCGGAGATCATCTCGTTCCACTGCGCAACCCAGCCGACGGTGCGGGCCAGCGCGAACAGCGCGGTGAACATCGTCGTCGGGAACCCGATGGCCGACAGGATCACGCCCGAATAGAAATCGACATTGGGGAACAGCTTTTTCTCGACGAAATAATCGTCGTTCAGCGCCATTTCCTCCAGTTGCAGCGCGACCTCGAAAACCGGGTCGTTCACCTTCAGCGCGTCGAACACTTCGCGCACCGTTTTCTGCATCACCGTCGCGCGCGGGTCGTAATTCTTGTACACGCGGTGGCCGAAACCCATCAGGCGGAACGGGTCGTCCTTGTCCTTGGCGCGCGCGATATATTCGGGGATGCGTTCGGGGCGGCCGATCTCGCGCAGCATATTGAGCGCGGCCTCGTTCGCGCCGCCGTGCGCCGGGCCCCACAGGCAGGCGATGCCCGCGGCGATGCACGCAAAGGGATTGGCGCCCGACGAACCCGCCAGGCGGACGGTCGAGGTCGACGCATTCTGCTCATGGTCGGCGTGGAGGATGAAGATACGGTCGAGCGCGCGCTCGACGGCGGGCACGACCTCATATTCCTCGGCCGGGACGCCGAAGGTCATGCGCAGGAAATTGCCCGTGTAGCTGAGCTTGTTGTCGGGGTAGATGAACGGCTGGCCCACCGAATATTTATACGCCATCGCTGCGATCGTCGGCATCTTGGCGATCAGCCGGTGGCTGGCGATCATCCGCTGGTGCGGGTCCTGAATGTCGGTCGAGTCGTGGTAGAAGGCGCTGAGCGCACCGACGACGCCGCACATGATCGCCATCGGGTGCGCGTCGCGGCGGAACCCGCGGTAAAAGGTTGCGAGCTGTTCGTGCAGCATCGTGTGGCGGGTGATCGTATGGTCGAACGTCTTGAGCTCGTCGGCGTTCGGCAGCTCGCCGTTGAGCAGGAGGTAGCACACCTCCATGAACGACGAATGTTCAGCGAGGTCGCCGATCGCATAGCCGCGGTGCAGCAGCACGCCTTCGTCGCCGTCGATATAGG includes the following:
- a CDS encoding substrate-binding domain-containing protein, encoding MFKTFAPKMLGVAGAATCALALSACQDQASSGGGARDYISAVGSSTVYPFATAVGEQFAEATGNKTPKIDSTGTGGGFERFCAGVGGDTPDIANASRRIKKKEFDTCQANGVKDIVEIQIGIDGIALGEAQRGPGFQLTEEDVYKALAANPYGKPNTAKTWKDVNPALPAVAISVFGPPSTSGTYDAFKELILGRGCDANAEMKALKDSDKDQHEAVCTTLRGAPFYVEQGENDNLIISKLDKNPTSLGIFGFSYLDANKDKIKAVPVQGVAPTYAAIADGSYPGSRPLFIYVKKAHVGVVPGLAEFVAEFLKGAADGGYLNAKGLIVSPKDVADKARAAGSAMTPLDGAELK
- a CDS encoding AAA family ATPase, whose translation is MSQAKIGNITLENNASVYSYSISGFRSLEDFEIQIGQGLNVLLGANGSGKTNFIDFIDFITVLINSGCSNAVSSSGGVARVFSQEALKRKIPRVKAKICAIADMEPHLIVNTSRTKFKFEYEVDIRYSKFHTAIYIANEKIKFKNLHKEGSVEDIDSTVGSIEIHRKSPLSSDDIRWTYGRYLTSNSFRNPLRYLHSHRIPPKDRREKRSTKQLRPDLLAVCPSSEPDESILSNRSPFPALDAVRGALTRNRSFNLNPHRARSPDDISTIPRIAHDGSGLSATIYHMQQLSRTDKPAGRRGLQRDSLETVVSWTQLVIPDLQSISALADPHSGKYIAYLHVGEGAKALKIPLQSVSDGMLKWLAFVSLIVSRPGEFTFEEPENFLHPKMQQFFVEILRESLVDGGGSASAIVSTHSETIINQCKPEELILFSFDDSVTKCKRIDNVNSVLDEINRTGFGLGHYYIMNVLH
- a CDS encoding putative quinol monooxygenase, yielding MIALGAEHSARSRSEPGCLAHNCHIDVENPDRLMFVEEWESVDAVRAPSSRT
- a CDS encoding citrate synthase, coding for MTDTAKITLGDKTVDSPVLSGTVGPDVVDIRKFYAQTGAFTYDPGFTSTASCESKLTYIDGDEGVLLHRGYAIGDLAEHSSFMEVCYLLLNGELPNADELKTFDHTITRHTMLHEQLATFYRGFRRDAHPMAIMCGVVGALSAFYHDSTDIQDPHQRMIASHRLIAKMPTIAAMAYKYSVGQPFIYPDNKLSYTGNFLRMTFGVPAEEYEVVPAVERALDRIFILHADHEQNASTSTVRLAGSSGANPFACIAAGIACLWGPAHGGANEAALNMLREIGRPERIPEYIARAKDKDDPFRLMGFGHRVYKNYDPRATVMQKTVREVFDALKVNDPVFEVALQLEEMALNDDYFVEKKLFPNVDFYSGVILSAIGFPTTMFTALFALARTVGWVAQWNEMISDPAQKIGRPRQLYTGPAHRPYVPVSQR